In one Shinella zoogloeoides genomic region, the following are encoded:
- a CDS encoding ABC transporter substrate-binding protein, whose product MKTTLKSLLAGLAVLVPLSAPAFAETLRWSASGDVISYDPNAQVDSFTQSVQHMVFDPLVRRNKELKLEPALATSWEIVEPTRWRFKLREGVKFHEGQLFNADDVVATIQRQIDPGSRNRENLSTVTGVEKVDDYTVDLILRGPYPLLLNDLAAIYIMSKPWMEEHDALKPGNTATGVVTYASNHANGTGPFKLKSYEPDSRSIFEVNKDWWDKPEHNLTEVEFRPIASDATRVAALLSGEVDMIAPVPLQDVDRIASTDGLKVVENPSLRTIMLALNFKKELHAAPGVANPMLNVKVRQALWHAIDLNTIQKRLMRGKSRVAAMLVAPAVTGHDDAIDVPLDYDIDKAKALLAEAGYPDGFKTGLSCSNDRYIADEQICLAISSMWAKIGVQVDLGVESKTTYFPRMDNGELDVYMLGWASLPPMDGFSVLQALLATNDGTYGGSNPNGLSDPRIDALARSAAVELDEAKRVDMLKEAFRITHDEALFIPLHQQPVAWAMSNKVDIPQFPDEYVRPWFAKVNQ is encoded by the coding sequence GTGAAGACCACTCTGAAGTCCCTGTTGGCGGGGCTTGCCGTCCTGGTGCCGCTCTCCGCCCCGGCCTTTGCCGAAACGCTCCGCTGGTCCGCGTCCGGCGACGTCATCTCCTATGACCCCAACGCGCAGGTCGACAGTTTCACCCAGAGCGTCCAGCACATGGTCTTCGACCCGCTGGTTCGCCGCAACAAGGAGCTGAAGCTCGAGCCGGCGCTCGCCACGTCCTGGGAAATCGTCGAGCCGACCCGCTGGCGCTTCAAGCTGCGCGAGGGCGTGAAGTTCCACGAGGGCCAACTTTTCAATGCCGACGACGTGGTGGCGACGATCCAGCGCCAGATCGATCCCGGTTCGCGCAACCGTGAAAACCTTTCCACCGTTACCGGTGTCGAGAAGGTGGACGACTATACCGTCGATCTCATCCTGCGCGGCCCCTATCCGCTGCTCCTCAACGATCTTGCCGCCATCTACATCATGAGCAAGCCGTGGATGGAGGAGCACGACGCGCTGAAGCCTGGTAACACTGCCACCGGCGTCGTCACCTATGCCAGCAACCACGCCAACGGCACCGGCCCCTTCAAGCTGAAGAGCTACGAGCCGGATTCCCGCTCGATCTTCGAGGTCAACAAGGACTGGTGGGACAAGCCGGAGCATAACCTGACGGAAGTCGAGTTCCGCCCGATCGCCTCCGACGCCACACGCGTCGCCGCGCTGCTTTCCGGCGAGGTCGACATGATCGCGCCCGTGCCGCTGCAGGACGTCGACCGCATCGCTTCCACCGACGGGCTGAAGGTCGTCGAAAACCCGTCGCTGCGCACGATCATGCTGGCGCTCAACTTCAAGAAGGAACTGCACGCGGCTCCCGGCGTCGCCAATCCGATGCTGAACGTGAAGGTGCGCCAGGCGCTCTGGCACGCCATCGACCTCAACACGATCCAGAAACGGCTGATGCGCGGCAAGTCGCGCGTCGCGGCCATGCTGGTCGCCCCTGCCGTCACCGGCCATGACGACGCGATCGACGTGCCGCTGGATTACGATATCGACAAGGCGAAGGCGCTGCTGGCGGAAGCCGGCTATCCCGACGGCTTCAAGACGGGCCTTTCCTGCTCGAACGACCGCTACATCGCCGACGAGCAGATCTGCCTTGCGATCTCCTCCATGTGGGCGAAGATCGGCGTTCAGGTCGATCTCGGCGTCGAAAGCAAGACGACCTATTTCCCGCGCATGGATAATGGCGAACTCGACGTCTACATGCTCGGCTGGGCCTCGCTGCCGCCGATGGATGGCTTCAGCGTGCTCCAGGCGCTGCTCGCCACCAATGACGGCACCTATGGCGGCAGCAACCCGAACGGCCTGTCCGATCCGCGCATCGATGCGCTCGCCCGCTCGGCGGCGGTCGAGCTCGACGAGGCCAAGCGCGTCGACATGCTGAAGGAAGCCTTCCGCATCACCCATGACGAGGCGCTGTTCATTCCGCTGCACCAGCAGCCGGTCGCCTGGGCGATGAGCAACAAGGTCGATATTCCGCAGTTCCCGGACGAATACGTTCGTCCCTGGTTCGCGAAGGTCAACCAGTAA
- a CDS encoding ABC transporter permease, which yields MLRLFSVRLLQAILVMIAVTAIAFVMFRFVGDPIASMVREGATQAEKDALRVALGLDKPILTQFVDFVGNVVTGDLGTSFRYQQPVVSLLMSRLPATLELVIVATVLALAVGIPLGVLCALKPNSFLSRLTQATTLIGISIPTFVTGLLLILVFAVNLRWLPSSGRGDLVDLGFWQTGFLTLSGLKSLILPSITLALFQLTLIMRLVRSEMIDVLSSDYIRFAFARGLPRRYIYGRLALRNALMPVVTVTGLQIGQLIAFAIVTETVFQWPGMGLLFTNAVGYPDVPVLAAYLLFVGFLFVMINMIVDILYTFIDPRLRTR from the coding sequence ATGCTCAGACTTTTCTCGGTGCGGCTGCTTCAGGCCATCCTCGTGATGATCGCGGTGACGGCCATCGCCTTCGTCATGTTCCGCTTCGTCGGCGATCCCATCGCCTCCATGGTGCGCGAAGGCGCGACGCAGGCGGAAAAGGATGCGCTGCGCGTGGCGCTCGGCCTCGACAAGCCGATCCTGACGCAGTTCGTCGATTTCGTCGGCAACGTCGTGACGGGCGATCTCGGCACGAGCTTCCGCTATCAGCAGCCGGTGGTCAGCCTGCTCATGAGCCGTCTTCCGGCTACGCTCGAGCTGGTCATCGTCGCCACCGTCCTGGCGCTCGCCGTCGGCATTCCGCTCGGCGTGCTCTGCGCGCTCAAGCCGAACTCCTTCCTCTCGCGCCTCACCCAGGCGACGACGCTCATCGGCATTTCCATACCCACCTTCGTCACCGGCCTGCTGCTGATCCTCGTCTTCGCGGTCAACTTGCGCTGGCTGCCCTCGTCGGGGCGCGGTGACCTGGTCGATCTCGGCTTCTGGCAAACGGGCTTCCTGACGCTCTCCGGCCTGAAATCGCTGATCCTGCCGTCCATCACGCTGGCGCTGTTCCAGCTCACCCTGATCATGCGGCTCGTGCGCTCGGAGATGATCGACGTGCTGTCGTCGGATTATATCCGCTTCGCCTTCGCCCGCGGCCTGCCGCGCCGCTATATCTACGGGCGGCTGGCGCTGCGCAATGCGCTGATGCCGGTCGTCACCGTCACCGGCCTGCAGATCGGCCAGCTCATCGCGTTCGCCATCGTCACCGAGACGGTGTTCCAGTGGCCGGGCATGGGCCTGCTGTTCACCAATGCCGTCGGCTATCCCGACGTGCCGGTGCTGGCCGCCTATCTGCTCTTCGTCGGCTTCCTCTTCGTCATGATCAACATGATCGTCGACATTCTCTACACTTTCATCGATCCCC
- a CDS encoding amidohydrolase family protein, protein MTKALLIENGVIVTMDVERRILDRGYVLVKDGRIAAIGEGTPTAPPEVERIDAAGMVVMPGLIDTHAHAGHMLTKGLGSDSEDWMTITGRIYAEATDPEFWAAEAALSAAERIKCGTTTATLLFGGGPDIMRTEAPDAAEAHLAAITEMGVREVLAVGPNRPAAASVYRAYRDGAHEEIAVSPEAQLSVSAALINAWAGRSDRVHLAVSLPVFDAAELEDPAVLDLSRKARQLARDKGVLLVQDGHRDGSIAANDEKLALFDARSLLAHCVDLTEADRAVLKRTGAKVAHNPSAIMSVFGRCPAPELRAEGITVSLGTDAAAPDRSFDMFRNMFQAHRYHARHFRDDAVLPPFDLLEMATIEGARALSMEGEIGSLETGKRADILLINMRQPHLWPPIDPVQRLARFANGADVDTTIVGGRVLMRGRKLVGQDEDAILDRAEKAFRLAMQRAGLA, encoded by the coding sequence ATGACGAAGGCCTTGCTGATCGAAAACGGCGTGATCGTCACCATGGATGTCGAGCGGCGCATTCTCGACAGGGGCTACGTGCTGGTGAAGGACGGCCGGATCGCCGCCATCGGCGAAGGCACGCCCACCGCCCCGCCGGAGGTGGAGCGTATCGATGCCGCCGGCATGGTGGTGATGCCCGGCCTGATCGACACGCATGCCCATGCCGGCCACATGCTGACAAAGGGGCTTGGAAGCGATTCCGAGGACTGGATGACCATCACCGGCCGGATCTATGCCGAAGCCACCGACCCGGAATTCTGGGCGGCCGAGGCGGCGCTCTCGGCGGCCGAGCGCATCAAGTGCGGCACGACCACCGCAACCCTCCTCTTCGGCGGCGGGCCGGACATCATGCGCACCGAGGCGCCGGACGCCGCCGAGGCGCATCTTGCCGCCATCACCGAGATGGGCGTGCGCGAGGTGCTGGCCGTCGGCCCCAACCGGCCCGCGGCCGCAAGCGTGTACCGCGCCTACCGGGACGGCGCCCATGAGGAGATCGCGGTTTCACCCGAGGCCCAGCTTTCGGTCAGCGCCGCGCTTATCAACGCCTGGGCGGGCCGCAGCGACCGGGTGCATCTCGCCGTCTCGCTTCCCGTCTTCGATGCAGCCGAGCTGGAGGATCCGGCCGTCCTCGACCTTTCGCGCAAGGCGCGGCAGCTGGCGCGCGACAAGGGCGTACTGCTGGTGCAGGACGGTCACCGCGACGGCTCAATTGCCGCCAACGACGAAAAACTGGCCCTTTTCGACGCCCGCTCGCTGCTTGCCCATTGCGTCGATCTCACCGAGGCGGACCGGGCCGTTCTCAAGCGTACCGGCGCCAAGGTGGCGCACAATCCGAGCGCCATCATGTCCGTCTTCGGCCGCTGCCCGGCGCCGGAGCTGCGGGCCGAGGGCATCACCGTCTCTCTCGGCACGGACGCCGCCGCGCCGGACCGCTCCTTTGACATGTTCCGCAACATGTTCCAGGCGCACCGCTACCACGCACGGCATTTCCGCGACGACGCCGTGCTGCCGCCGTTCGACCTCCTCGAAATGGCGACGATCGAGGGCGCGCGGGCGCTGTCCATGGAGGGCGAGATCGGCTCGCTCGAAACGGGAAAACGCGCCGACATCCTGCTGATCAACATGCGCCAGCCCCATCTCTGGCCGCCGATCGATCCGGTGCAGCGCCTCGCGCGCTTCGCCAATGGCGCTGATGTCGACACGACCATCGTCGGCGGCCGCGTGCTGATGCGCGGGCGCAAGCTCGTCGGCCAGGACGAGGACGCCATCCTCGACCGCGCCGAAAAAGCATTCCGACTGGCGATGCAGCGTGCCGGGCTTGCCTGA